The genomic stretch GACGAAACTTCGAGTCTCCGAGGCTGCCCGCTTTCTGGGAGTCAGCGATGACACCATTCGACGCTGGACGGAAAACGGAAACCTCACTCCCCTCAAGGACGACTCGGGCCGATTGGCCGTTGACGGTCTTGAACTGGCACATCTAGCTAGGGGCCAAGCCCAGCTTCCCGATGATCCCTCATCGGCGGCTTCTTCGGCCCGCAATCGTTTTGTCGGACTGGTCACCGGAATCACCATGGATACCGTCATGGCGCAGGTCGAGTTGCAGTGCGGACCATTCCGCGTCGTCTCA from Paeniglutamicibacter sp. Y32M11 encodes the following:
- a CDS encoding molybdopterin-binding protein; translated protein: MTKLRVSEAARFLGVSDDTIRRWTENGNLTPLKDDSGRLAVDGLELAHLARGQAQLPDDPSSAASSARNRFVGLVTGITMDTVMAQVELQCGPFRVVSLMSSEAAREMNLELGSIATAVVKATTVIIESPQGKIGV